In the genome of Streptomyces globosus, one region contains:
- the pglZ gene encoding BREX-2 system phosphatase PglZ gives MSTTSTTVAVRLNLATVTQYLSSQSSLTASLAGSGRRRAVLLRSAPQWDGPAEPSWGDGLAARIAAAPSPLAVHELLLDHLDGRVPGPAVLVVLTDREQNELDPAILARAHKKRVDTVDSWDVVRDAFRAQQVDPRLKESNWAAEALLDATPPKGGGWPPVAGGMLSRRTALSSLALRRLRLGRYDEEAESAGRTPTGDALDPHALFGWSLSAGGPELLLKLRRPERDGLAAFLGEEDQAGLAGRALLALVEADHGADAVAFGLVCAALWVHCRPDASAYKARGRAERWFGEQPLAQGEELDLLVSRFGLAAEEYVASLLTSAARGTGGDTEAAREARRLSDTVLDRASVLVRQFGAEDAAETSALLAAGLEARFAAVGRALSGGQPLVIADAVRALGEHKRAGGPDVLARVERTRMAQRLAQWLAGDPAVSSDTVADALQRHITETGWVDRALEHIEAGGDPAPVLKSAYDTLGERVRLKRREIDGEFARTLAGWTSAGTRPGSMLTVETFLDRVVKPVVRRGADRRVLLLVLDGMSAAIACELGEELRSSWAEFDPMSEGAPRRRAMAAALPTLTTVCRTSLFAGRLTKGTQAEEKKLFPAHAFWDGAPAAVFHKDELRAEGSGDTFGPALTEALGDGRTHVAVVLNTIDDRLAREQKLGDGAWRLDEIGRLRDLLRVAAAQGMAVILTSDHGHVVDRRDVKVSATAPDSARHRAPGGPLAAAEVALSGPRVVWPEPGGSIVALWDADSRYTALKAGYHGGASLSEFTIPVLAFLPFGATPPEGWRELGDQRPAWWFLEEQKPFAAVPQASPSPAPPEKPSRQKPTKAQAELAQTHDSLFDVSLVPADEGEGALVTPVLLAPDEALVSALLASEAFQDQVGLLARKPPLDKLEKAILALLEAGGTLPVTAVAQRVGYPATRADGFAAVLRQVLNYDGVQVLQTLPDGRTLRLDRSLLQLQFGV, from the coding sequence ATGAGCACCACTTCCACCACGGTCGCCGTCCGGCTGAACCTCGCGACCGTCACCCAGTACCTGTCGTCCCAGAGCTCTCTCACCGCTTCTCTGGCCGGGAGCGGCCGGCGCCGTGCCGTGTTGCTGCGCTCCGCGCCCCAGTGGGACGGCCCGGCCGAGCCCTCCTGGGGTGACGGGCTGGCCGCGCGCATCGCGGCCGCGCCCTCGCCGCTCGCCGTGCACGAACTGCTGCTGGACCACCTCGACGGCAGGGTGCCCGGGCCGGCCGTGCTCGTCGTCCTGACCGACCGCGAACAGAACGAGCTCGATCCGGCCATCCTCGCGCGCGCCCACAAGAAGCGCGTCGACACGGTCGACAGCTGGGACGTGGTCCGCGACGCGTTCCGTGCCCAGCAGGTCGACCCGCGTCTGAAGGAATCCAACTGGGCCGCGGAGGCCCTGCTCGACGCCACCCCGCCGAAGGGAGGAGGCTGGCCGCCCGTCGCCGGCGGCATGCTCTCCCGGCGTACCGCGCTGTCCTCCCTGGCCCTGCGCCGGCTACGACTGGGCCGCTACGACGAGGAGGCGGAATCCGCGGGCCGGACACCGACGGGGGACGCCCTGGACCCCCACGCGCTGTTCGGCTGGTCCCTGTCCGCCGGCGGACCCGAACTCCTCCTGAAGCTGCGCCGTCCGGAGCGCGACGGGCTTGCCGCGTTCCTCGGGGAGGAGGACCAGGCCGGCCTCGCCGGACGGGCGCTCCTCGCGCTGGTCGAGGCCGACCACGGTGCGGACGCGGTGGCGTTCGGCCTTGTCTGCGCGGCGCTGTGGGTGCACTGCCGGCCGGATGCCTCCGCGTACAAGGCACGGGGACGGGCCGAGCGCTGGTTCGGCGAACAGCCCCTCGCCCAGGGCGAGGAACTGGATCTCCTCGTGTCCCGGTTCGGCCTCGCCGCCGAGGAGTACGTCGCCTCGCTCCTGACGTCCGCGGCCCGCGGTACCGGTGGCGACACCGAGGCCGCGCGCGAGGCCCGGAGGCTCAGCGACACCGTCCTGGACCGTGCTTCCGTACTGGTCCGCCAATTCGGCGCGGAGGATGCCGCCGAGACCAGCGCGCTGCTCGCAGCAGGCCTGGAGGCGCGCTTCGCGGCGGTGGGCCGAGCCCTGTCCGGCGGGCAGCCCCTCGTCATCGCCGATGCCGTACGCGCCCTCGGCGAGCACAAGCGGGCCGGCGGTCCCGACGTCCTGGCACGGGTGGAACGGACGCGGATGGCCCAGCGGTTGGCGCAGTGGCTGGCCGGCGACCCGGCCGTCTCCTCCGACACCGTCGCCGACGCGCTGCAACGGCACATCACCGAAACCGGGTGGGTGGACCGCGCGCTCGAACACATCGAAGCGGGCGGCGACCCCGCCCCCGTCCTGAAGTCGGCGTACGACACGCTCGGCGAGCGGGTGCGCCTCAAACGACGCGAGATCGACGGTGAGTTCGCCCGCACCCTGGCCGGCTGGACTTCCGCCGGCACCCGACCCGGCTCCATGCTGACGGTGGAGACTTTCCTGGACCGGGTCGTGAAGCCGGTGGTCCGCCGCGGGGCCGACCGCCGGGTGCTCCTGCTGGTCCTGGACGGGATGAGCGCTGCGATCGCCTGCGAGCTCGGTGAAGAACTGCGGTCATCCTGGGCGGAGTTCGACCCGATGAGCGAGGGTGCACCACGCCGTCGCGCGATGGCCGCAGCCCTGCCCACGCTGACGACGGTCTGCCGTACGTCCCTGTTCGCGGGAAGGCTGACGAAGGGCACCCAGGCCGAGGAGAAGAAGCTCTTCCCCGCCCACGCCTTCTGGGACGGGGCCCCGGCCGCGGTCTTCCACAAGGACGAGCTCCGGGCCGAGGGCTCGGGCGACACCTTCGGGCCCGCACTCACCGAAGCCCTCGGTGACGGGCGGACGCACGTCGCGGTGGTTCTGAACACCATCGACGACCGCCTTGCCAGGGAACAGAAGCTCGGCGACGGTGCCTGGCGCCTCGACGAGATAGGGCGGCTGCGCGATCTGCTGCGGGTCGCCGCCGCCCAGGGCATGGCCGTCATCCTCACCAGCGACCACGGCCACGTCGTGGACCGCCGCGATGTCAAGGTCAGTGCCACGGCCCCGGACTCGGCGCGGCACCGCGCCCCCGGCGGGCCGCTGGCGGCCGCGGAGGTCGCGCTGTCGGGGCCTCGTGTGGTCTGGCCCGAGCCGGGCGGCTCGATCGTCGCCCTGTGGGATGCGGACTCGCGGTACACCGCGCTCAAGGCGGGCTACCACGGCGGAGCGTCCCTCAGCGAGTTCACCATTCCCGTGCTCGCCTTCCTGCCGTTCGGCGCGACGCCGCCCGAGGGCTGGCGCGAGCTGGGCGACCAGCGTCCGGCGTGGTGGTTCCTGGAGGAGCAGAAGCCGTTTGCGGCCGTCCCCCAGGCCTCCCCCTCGCCCGCTCCGCCGGAGAAGCCGAGTCGGCAGAAGCCGACGAAGGCGCAGGCCGAACTCGCCCAGACCCACGACTCCCTCTTCGACGTCTCTCTGGTTCCGGCGGACGAAGGCGAGGGTGCCCTGGTCACACCCGTGCTGCTCGCGCCGGACGAGGCACTCGTCTCGGCGCTGCTCGCGTCCGAGGCCTTCCAGGACCAGGTCGGGCTACTGGCCCGCAAGCCTCCGTTGGACAAGCTGGAGAAGGCGATACTGGCGCTCCTGGAGGCCGGCGGCACCTTGCCCGTGACGGCTGTGGCGCAGCGCGTCGGCTACCCGGCCACCCGTGCGGACGGCTTTGCCGCAGTGCTGCGGCAGGTCCTCAACTACGACGGAGTGCAGGTCCTGCAGACCCTGCCGGACGGACGGACCCTCCGTCTCGACAGGAGCCTGCTGCAGCTGCAGTTCGGGGTGTGA